The following coding sequences are from one Limnobacter sp. SAORIC-580 window:
- a CDS encoding organic hydroperoxide resistance protein, which yields MQVVYSTKATSTGGREGGSATEDGRLKVQLSTPKELGGAGGPGTNPEQLFAAGYSACFIGAIKFVAGQDKISLPSEPEITATVGIGGNPNGVGFAITVDMSIKLEGMDKAAANALVEKAHQVCPYSNATRNNVDVKLTVV from the coding sequence ATGCAAGTCGTGTACTCAACCAAAGCCACATCCACCGGCGGTCGTGAAGGGGGCTCAGCCACCGAAGACGGGCGCTTGAAAGTACAACTCAGTACCCCCAAAGAATTGGGTGGAGCAGGCGGTCCAGGCACCAATCCTGAGCAATTGTTTGCCGCGGGTTACTCGGCCTGCTTTATCGGAGCCATCAAGTTTGTAGCCGGGCAAGACAAAATCAGCTTGCCTTCCGAGCCTGAAATTACTGCCACAGTCGGTATTGGTGGCAACCCCAACGGTGTGGGTTTTGCAATCACTGTGGACATGAGCATCAAGCTGGAAGGCATGGACAAAGCCGCAGCCAACGCCTTGGTGGAAAAGGCGCACCAGGTGTGTCCGTACTCCAATGCAACCCGTAACAATGTGGATGTAAAGTTGACGGTGGTGTAA
- the modA gene encoding molybdate ABC transporter substrate-binding protein, with translation MLKTLACFVLLISLGAAHAGSATVAAAATLRYALDEISPQFTKATGHSLKVAYGSSGNFYSQIKQGAPFDVFLSADMVFPQKLVDEKLAALPVLPYSEGRLVLLLPRKTRLKPDGSLADLAAALKDGRLSKLAIANPTVAPYGMRAQEALMHADLWAKVKPRLVMGENIGQATQFVASGAAQAGLVALSLALAPELAVRTQYALVPREWHQPLVQGMVLIRPDNPAAKAFADFMNTAPARAVLKKYGYDEVLGR, from the coding sequence GTGTTGAAAACATTGGCCTGTTTTGTTTTACTGATCAGCCTGGGCGCAGCCCATGCAGGCAGCGCTACAGTTGCCGCTGCAGCCACTTTGCGCTACGCGCTGGACGAAATTTCCCCCCAATTTACCAAAGCCACCGGGCACAGCTTGAAGGTGGCGTATGGTTCGTCGGGCAACTTTTATAGCCAGATTAAACAGGGCGCGCCGTTTGATGTGTTTTTGTCTGCCGACATGGTTTTTCCCCAAAAGCTGGTGGATGAAAAACTGGCTGCATTGCCGGTATTGCCCTATTCTGAGGGGCGTTTGGTGTTGTTGCTGCCGCGTAAAACTCGTTTGAAACCCGATGGCTCTTTGGCAGACCTGGCCGCTGCGCTGAAGGACGGTCGCTTGAGCAAGCTGGCCATTGCCAACCCCACCGTGGCACCTTATGGCATGCGTGCGCAAGAAGCGCTGATGCATGCTGATTTGTGGGCAAAGGTAAAGCCACGCTTGGTGATGGGTGAAAACATAGGGCAGGCTACGCAGTTCGTGGCATCAGGTGCAGCACAGGCCGGGCTGGTGGCGTTGTCGCTAGCCCTTGCACCCGAGTTGGCCGTACGCACCCAATATGCCCTTGTGCCCCGTGAATGGCATCAACCCTTGGTGCAAGGCATGGTATTGATTCGCCCCGATAACCCGGCTGCAAAGGCATTTGCGGATTTCATGAACACGGCACCTGCTCGCGCGGTGCTCAAGAAATACGGCTATGACGAGGTACTTGGGCGATGA
- the modB gene encoding molybdate ABC transporter permease subunit, giving the protein MMDWSAFSLSIQLALSTLLVLLPVGLWVGRWLARTAFKGRTWIEAAILLPLVLPPTVMGYYLLVAVGGGSPVGQWLQNTWGISLTFNFAGLLLASVLFNIPFMLQPIQRAFESIPHNLNEAAQVSGLSTWAIFTKVELPLAWPGILSAMVLTFVHTLGEFGVVLMIGGSIPGETRTLAISIYDSVQSFDLNAANTMSLALLMFSLVAVATSLLLSGRKRRKP; this is encoded by the coding sequence ATGATGGATTGGTCTGCGTTTTCGCTGTCCATTCAATTGGCCCTTAGCACTTTGCTGGTGTTGTTGCCCGTGGGTTTGTGGGTGGGGCGCTGGTTGGCTCGCACAGCGTTCAAAGGGCGCACATGGATTGAGGCTGCCATTTTGCTGCCTCTGGTGCTGCCACCCACGGTGATGGGTTACTACCTGTTGGTGGCGGTGGGGGGTGGTTCGCCTGTGGGGCAGTGGCTTCAAAACACCTGGGGAATTTCGCTCACTTTCAATTTTGCTGGCCTGTTGCTCGCTTCCGTGTTGTTCAATATTCCTTTCATGCTGCAACCCATTCAGCGCGCATTCGAATCCATTCCCCACAACTTGAACGAGGCTGCACAGGTGAGTGGTTTAAGCACCTGGGCCATTTTCACCAAGGTGGAATTGCCTTTGGCCTGGCCCGGTATTTTGTCAGCCATGGTGCTGACCTTTGTACATACCTTGGGCGAGTTTGGTGTGGTGCTGATGATAGGCGGCAGCATTCCTGGCGAAACCCGAACCTTGGCCATTTCAATTTACGACAGCGTGCAAAGTTTTGACTTGAATGCAGCCAACACCATGTCGCTGGCCCTGTTGATGTTCTCGCTGGTGGCGGTGGCCACTTCGCTGTTATTGTCTGGCCGAAAAAGGCGCAAGCCATGA
- a CDS encoding YqaA family protein: protein MSYLLLFASAFLAATILPFYSEVVLFAMIRAGEPAGLLLAVAAVGNTLGSVVNWVLGRYLLHFQHKKWFYFKPEQIEKMQAWFQRYGVWSLLLAWMPVGGDPLTLVAGIMRVNLWLFIVLVGIGKTLRYVAVIYFSEMSVAWF, encoded by the coding sequence ATGTCGTATCTTTTGCTGTTTGCCTCTGCTTTTTTGGCGGCCACCATTTTGCCCTTTTATTCCGAAGTGGTTCTGTTTGCCATGATTCGCGCTGGTGAACCCGCTGGTTTGTTGCTGGCCGTGGCCGCAGTGGGCAATACCCTGGGTTCGGTGGTGAACTGGGTGCTTGGGCGTTACCTTTTGCACTTCCAGCACAAAAAATGGTTTTACTTCAAGCCTGAGCAAATCGAGAAAATGCAGGCCTGGTTTCAGCGCTATGGGGTTTGGAGTTTATTGTTGGCCTGGATGCCCGTTGGAGGTGACCCGTTGACGCTGGTCGCCGGTATTATGCGAGTGAACCTGTGGCTGTTTATTGTGCTCGTCGGTATTGGAAAAACATTGCGTTATGTGGCGGTGATTTATTTTTCTGAAATGTCGGTGGCCTGGTTTTAA
- a CDS encoding dienelactone hydrolase family protein — translation MDQMKFGLAEKIKETTVSRRGFLLTSLAGGFAVASEPLFAQAIKTDTQGITAGEVKVPVKDGQIPAYRAMPAKGKNFPVILVIQEIFGVHEYIQDICRRLAKRGYYAIAPALFSREADVSNMSLDAILKEVVPVVPDAQVMTDIDSTVAFAKASGKANTARLGIVGYCWGGRTVWLYANHNPAVKAGVAYYGLLAGLKGPNKPADPVDVAANLKVPVLGLYAGEDSFVPDEVVDKMRNELGKGNSASEIVVFPAVNHGFHADYRPTYDRRAATYAWKLTLDWFKERGV, via the coding sequence ATGGATCAAATGAAATTTGGCTTGGCAGAGAAAATCAAGGAAACAACCGTCAGTCGCCGGGGCTTTTTGCTCACTTCGCTGGCAGGCGGTTTTGCGGTGGCTTCAGAGCCTCTGTTTGCCCAAGCCATCAAAACAGACACACAGGGCATTACCGCCGGTGAAGTGAAAGTACCTGTAAAGGATGGACAAATTCCAGCCTACCGCGCCATGCCTGCCAAAGGTAAAAACTTTCCGGTCATTCTCGTGATTCAGGAAATTTTCGGTGTTCACGAGTACATTCAGGACATTTGCCGTCGCTTGGCCAAGCGAGGCTACTATGCAATTGCACCCGCGCTGTTCAGCCGCGAGGCCGATGTGTCCAACATGAGCCTTGATGCAATCTTGAAGGAGGTGGTGCCGGTGGTGCCCGATGCACAAGTGATGACCGACATCGATTCCACAGTGGCTTTTGCCAAAGCCAGTGGCAAGGCCAACACTGCCCGCTTGGGGATCGTGGGCTACTGTTGGGGTGGGCGCACCGTGTGGCTCTATGCCAATCACAACCCTGCAGTTAAGGCAGGCGTGGCTTATTACGGCCTGCTGGCTGGCTTGAAAGGCCCCAACAAGCCGGCTGATCCGGTTGATGTGGCTGCAAACCTAAAAGTGCCAGTGCTGGGCCTGTATGCTGGTGAAGACAGTTTTGTGCCCGATGAAGTGGTCGACAAAATGCGCAACGAGTTGGGCAAAGGCAACAGTGCTTCTGAAATCGTGGTATTCCCTGCGGTAAACCATGGTTTTCATGCGGATTACCGACCCACTTATGACAGACGAGCGGCCACGTATGCCTGGAAACTGACTTTGGACTGGTTTAAAGAGCGTGGCGTGTAA
- the arsH gene encoding arsenical resistance protein ArsH, giving the protein MNPSDLPNLDANCFKQPDRDLLGDSLLHPPRILILYGSLRARSFSRLAAEEAGRLLTLMGAEVRFFNPEGLPLVDEANEQHPKVQELRELADWSEGQVWSSPERHGAMTGVMKTQIDWLPLTGGAKRPTQGKTLAVMQVCGGSQSFNVVNQLRVLGRWMRMITIPNQSSIAKAFMEFDENNRMKPSPYYNRLVDVMEELMKFTLLTRGHAQYLVDRYSERVESAEELSKRVNQRSI; this is encoded by the coding sequence ATGAACCCGAGTGATTTGCCCAACCTGGATGCCAACTGTTTCAAGCAGCCTGATCGTGACCTGCTGGGCGACAGCTTGTTGCACCCGCCACGGATTCTGATTTTGTATGGCTCGCTGCGTGCGCGTTCATTCAGCCGTTTGGCAGCCGAGGAAGCTGGGCGCTTGCTAACCTTGATGGGTGCCGAGGTTCGGTTTTTTAACCCGGAAGGTTTGCCTTTGGTGGATGAAGCGAATGAGCAACACCCCAAAGTGCAAGAACTTCGTGAGTTGGCAGATTGGTCGGAGGGCCAGGTGTGGAGCTCGCCCGAGCGCCACGGTGCCATGACAGGCGTGATGAAAACACAAATCGACTGGTTGCCCCTGACTGGTGGCGCCAAGCGGCCCACTCAGGGCAAAACCCTGGCTGTGATGCAGGTGTGCGGTGGTTCGCAATCGTTTAATGTGGTGAACCAGTTGCGTGTGTTGGGCCGATGGATGCGCATGATCACCATTCCCAACCAATCTTCGATTGCCAAAGCATTCATGGAGTTTGATGAGAACAACCGCATGAAGCCTTCGCCGTATTACAACCGCTTGGTGGATGTGATGGAAGAGCTCATGAAATTCACCTTGCTGACGCGCGGGCATGCGCAATACCTGGTTGATCGCTATTCCGAGCGTGTAGAGTCTGCGGAGGAGTTGTCCAAACGTGTGAACCAGCGCAGCATTTAA
- a CDS encoding MarR family winged helix-turn-helix transcriptional regulator translates to MKTENPLALDNQLCFSLYATSLAITQVYKPLLQPLGLTFPQYLVMMILWKEDGVSLINVARQLGQQPGALTPVIKRMAEQGLLTRNRSADDERQLQIYLTDEGKRIREKALDVYACVVEQCGMTPMDIHRLKCELDALRERLLKA, encoded by the coding sequence ATGAAAACCGAGAATCCTTTAGCGCTAGACAACCAGCTTTGTTTCTCTTTGTATGCCACCTCCCTGGCAATTACCCAGGTTTACAAGCCGCTGCTGCAACCCTTGGGCCTCACCTTTCCACAGTATTTGGTCATGATGATTTTGTGGAAAGAAGACGGTGTCAGCTTGATCAATGTGGCTCGCCAACTGGGTCAACAGCCCGGTGCACTCACGCCAGTCATCAAACGCATGGCCGAACAGGGCCTTCTGACCCGCAACCGAAGCGCTGACGACGAAAGACAACTGCAAATTTATCTGACTGACGAAGGCAAACGGATTCGGGAAAAGGCACTGGATGTTTATGCGTGTGTGGTTGAGCAATGTGGCATGACACCCATGGATATTCATCGATTGAAGTGCGAATTGGATGCTCTGCGCGAAAGGCTGTTGAAAGCCTGA
- a CDS encoding amidoligase family protein: protein MHKHYAKPAWMNNARGDVRCAGFELEFAGLDLQTAANAVAKAINGEVIKDTQAECRVRHPQFGDFKIELDWSFAKNMARKRLEEQGASEDAVLALMTDLARQIVPLEVVCPPVPVDQLQVLDGMVKALQQAGALGTSDSLIYAFGVHINTELPALDSKTLVPYLQAYCVSQYWLMKAHDVDTLRRLTPYIDTYPKKYIQEVMTYTADTPLQQIIDDYLEYNPTRNRGMDLLPLFKQIDEARVLAAVKDERVNARPTFHYRLPNCEIEKPQWELSRSWNIWCVVEHLAADPVTLKSMCEQWTDYNENLINLKEEPWHQQLATIHENLLSV, encoded by the coding sequence ATGCACAAGCACTATGCCAAACCCGCGTGGATGAACAATGCCAGGGGCGATGTACGCTGTGCAGGGTTCGAGTTGGAGTTTGCCGGGCTCGATTTGCAAACAGCAGCCAATGCAGTCGCGAAGGCTATCAACGGCGAGGTGATCAAAGACACCCAAGCCGAGTGCAGGGTAAGGCATCCGCAGTTTGGTGATTTCAAGATCGAACTGGATTGGAGTTTCGCCAAAAATATGGCACGCAAGCGGCTTGAAGAGCAGGGTGCAAGTGAAGATGCGGTACTGGCGCTGATGACCGACCTGGCTCGGCAAATTGTGCCTCTTGAGGTGGTCTGCCCACCTGTTCCAGTTGATCAACTCCAAGTGCTCGATGGCATGGTGAAGGCCTTGCAACAGGCCGGTGCCTTGGGTACTTCTGATTCACTGATTTACGCATTTGGTGTGCACATCAATACCGAATTACCTGCCCTGGATTCGAAAACACTGGTGCCCTATTTGCAGGCGTATTGCGTGTCGCAGTACTGGTTGATGAAGGCACATGACGTGGACACACTGCGTCGGTTAACGCCTTATATCGACACCTATCCCAAAAAGTACATCCAGGAGGTGATGACCTACACGGCAGATACACCTTTGCAACAAATCATTGACGATTATCTGGAATACAACCCGACCCGAAACCGGGGCATGGATTTGCTGCCTTTGTTCAAACAGATCGATGAAGCACGTGTGTTGGCTGCGGTTAAGGATGAGCGCGTGAACGCACGCCCCACCTTTCATTATCGTTTGCCGAATTGCGAGATTGAAAAGCCCCAATGGGAGCTTTCCCGAAGCTGGAATATTTGGTGTGTGGTGGAACACCTGGCTGCGGACCCGGTCACATTGAAGTCCATGTGTGAACAATGGACCGATTACAACGAAAACCTGATCAACTTGAAGGAAGAGCCTTGGCACCAGCAACTGGCGACCATTCACGAAAACCTGTTGTCGGTGTAA
- a CDS encoding gamma-glutamyl-gamma-aminobutyrate hydrolase family protein: MAPATGDHSRKPVVGVTGNAKWWSPSWFSIRLAVWLAGGKARRISVKHPWPISQIDALIVSGGDDIHPSLYGEEEAPKAHYDPDRDALEQAHIAWALKHQLPMLGICRGTQLINVSLGGSLHIDIRAKRKLTSNRGTVLPRKTAALRASSCLALVTRASRLRINSLHHQAVDQLGEGVQIVARDLDGFVQGIEPTGPCHWLGVQWHPEYLLYRPQHRRLFKWLVQQCKQASLRV; this comes from the coding sequence TTGGCACCAGCAACTGGCGACCATTCACGAAAACCTGTTGTCGGTGTAACTGGCAACGCAAAGTGGTGGTCACCGTCGTGGTTCAGCATTCGGTTGGCAGTGTGGCTGGCCGGTGGCAAAGCCCGACGCATTAGCGTGAAGCACCCGTGGCCGATTTCGCAAATTGATGCCTTGATTGTGAGTGGTGGTGATGACATTCACCCCTCCCTGTATGGCGAGGAGGAAGCACCCAAAGCCCATTACGACCCCGATCGCGATGCCTTGGAGCAGGCGCACATTGCCTGGGCCTTGAAGCACCAGTTGCCCATGCTGGGCATTTGCCGGGGCACCCAGTTGATCAATGTCAGTTTGGGTGGCAGTTTGCACATCGACATTCGCGCAAAGCGTAAATTAACCTCGAACAGGGGCACGGTGTTGCCACGTAAAACCGCCGCCTTGCGGGCCAGCAGTTGCTTGGCTTTGGTAACCCGCGCCAGCCGCTTGCGCATCAACAGCCTGCATCACCAAGCGGTAGACCAACTGGGCGAAGGTGTTCAAATTGTAGCCCGCGACCTCGATGGCTTTGTACAAGGCATTGAGCCCACCGGCCCCTGCCACTGGCTGGGTGTGCAGTGGCACCCGGAATATTTGTTGTACCGCCCGCAGCATCGGCGCCTGTTCAAATGGCTTGTGCAACAATGCAAGCAAGCTTCCCTCCGCGTGTAA